In Arthrobacter sp. B3I4, the following proteins share a genomic window:
- a CDS encoding carbohydrate ABC transporter permease has translation MATTRAQAAGTQSPATAPSPDAETPLAPLPPRRKARPQRTKAAQVLLWTLLTVISAVFLYPLVWLIAASLKPRGEVFDNSLIPRTFSPQNYVQVWEQLPLVNWVTNSFLIAVLAATLVTISSSMVAFGFAYFRFPGRNFLFGLVLATMMLPGAVTMVPQYLIWKNLGVLGTWIPLFGMNLFGSAFYIFLQRQFFLGLPRELFEAARIDGASYFGLFRRIALPLSIPSLVVIFIFEFQASWNNLQSALIYLNAGSVEGFTAPLGIAYAMTKYSPTNGGQGDYQFVMVATLLITLPMLVLFAFGQRHFIEGVATEGRKG, from the coding sequence ATGGCAACCACCCGGGCCCAGGCGGCCGGCACGCAATCGCCGGCCACCGCCCCCTCACCAGATGCGGAGACTCCGCTCGCGCCCCTGCCACCCCGCCGTAAGGCACGGCCGCAACGGACTAAAGCCGCACAGGTGCTGCTGTGGACCCTGCTGACCGTGATCAGCGCAGTGTTCCTTTATCCGCTGGTGTGGCTGATCGCCGCCAGCCTGAAGCCCCGCGGCGAGGTCTTCGATAATTCCCTGATCCCGCGCACGTTCTCTCCGCAGAACTACGTGCAGGTCTGGGAGCAGCTTCCGCTGGTCAACTGGGTGACCAACAGTTTCCTCATTGCCGTTCTGGCCGCGACGCTTGTCACCATCTCCAGTTCCATGGTTGCCTTCGGCTTTGCCTACTTCCGGTTCCCGGGCCGGAACTTCCTCTTCGGGCTCGTTCTGGCCACCATGATGCTCCCAGGCGCAGTGACCATGGTTCCGCAGTACCTCATCTGGAAGAACCTGGGGGTGCTGGGAACCTGGATCCCGCTCTTCGGAATGAACCTCTTCGGGTCCGCCTTTTATATTTTCCTGCAGCGCCAATTCTTCCTGGGACTGCCGCGCGAGTTGTTCGAGGCGGCACGGATCGACGGTGCCAGCTACTTCGGGCTCTTCCGCCGGATTGCCCTGCCACTGTCGATACCGTCCCTGGTGGTCATCTTTATCTTCGAGTTCCAGGCCAGCTGGAACAACCTGCAGTCCGCGCTGATCTATCTGAACGCCGGCTCGGTCGAGGGCTTCACTGCGCCGCTGGGAATCGCCTACGCCATGACCAAGTACAGTCCCACGAACGGTGGCCAGGGCGACTACCAGTTCGTCATGGTCGCCACCTTGCTCATCACCTTGCCCATGCTTGTCCTCTTCGCCTTCGGGCAACGCCACTTCATTGAAGGCGTTGCCACCGAGGGCCGGAAGGGCTGA
- a CDS encoding carbohydrate ABC transporter permease, protein MRTKYNRREALAGYLFISPWIVGFAVFMLGAMVYSLVISFSRYNLATNVAKPAGVTNYELLFEDPKVAASLANTLFYAIMAVPLEICVALGLALLLNQVGRGAGFFRTVYYLPKMTPSVATAAVFLLLLNGNTGAINQALGFFGISGPQWLIDPAWVKPSIVLMTLWGVSGTMVIFLAALKSVPKELYEVASLDGAGPVRKFFYITIPMISGALFFNVIVLTIAALQVFDQAYLLFWRDQTSTSPEASLFYGIYLFQQAFRQFNFGFASAMAWVLFVLILLISLVQVKVGNKFVYYEGEKR, encoded by the coding sequence GTGCGGACCAAGTACAACCGGCGGGAAGCACTGGCCGGGTATCTGTTCATCTCGCCGTGGATTGTTGGCTTTGCCGTCTTCATGCTCGGCGCCATGGTCTACAGCCTGGTGATCTCCTTCAGTCGGTACAATCTCGCCACGAACGTGGCAAAACCGGCCGGAGTCACCAACTACGAGTTGCTTTTTGAGGACCCCAAGGTGGCCGCGTCGCTGGCCAACACCCTGTTCTACGCCATCATGGCGGTGCCGCTGGAAATCTGTGTGGCTCTGGGGCTCGCGCTGCTGCTGAACCAGGTAGGGCGTGGGGCCGGCTTCTTCCGCACCGTGTATTACCTGCCCAAGATGACGCCGTCGGTAGCGACCGCCGCGGTGTTTCTGCTGCTGCTCAACGGCAACACCGGCGCGATCAACCAGGCGCTCGGGTTTTTCGGGATCTCGGGTCCCCAGTGGCTCATTGATCCCGCCTGGGTGAAGCCCTCGATCGTCCTGATGACCCTCTGGGGCGTCAGCGGTACGATGGTCATCTTCCTGGCAGCGCTTAAGAGCGTCCCCAAAGAACTGTACGAAGTGGCCTCCCTCGACGGTGCGGGCCCGGTCCGGAAGTTCTTCTACATCACCATTCCGATGATTTCCGGCGCTTTGTTCTTTAACGTGATTGTCCTGACGATCGCGGCCCTGCAGGTCTTCGACCAGGCCTACCTGCTCTTCTGGCGGGACCAAACCAGCACGTCCCCGGAGGCGTCACTTTTCTACGGCATCTATCTCTTCCAGCAGGCGTTCCGCCAGTTCAACTTCGGCTTCGCTTCGGCCATGGCCTGGGTGCTGTTCGTCTTGATCCTGCTGATCAGCCTGGTCCAGGTCAAAGTCGGCAACAAGTTCGTCTACTACGAAGGGGAAAAGCGCTAA
- a CDS encoding ABC transporter substrate-binding protein — protein sequence MRVREKSAAVLAVAVLGLTACGGGGSASPAATSDFKKEASGNLTAWAFDNADDVGKARIQYAGSKLPDVKITMDQTPFDAQKFTTRAASGDVPDVVQMDRAFVATYAAQGLIKPLDGCFKAQGVDPVKQFYPAVTQQVTYQDKVWAVPQFYQPAAIILNQTVLQAGGVSPADIDTSDKAKLLSAVSKTYKSEGDNPSTLGFDPVAGGQAELWILGQGGRLVGDKGVPTLDDPANVKALAFVKEIYDAQGGYAKAKSFSDSFDTFGKQNQFVKNQVGAQVDAQWYVNVLAPYSQQLNLSAVPFKDKDGKPFTVAGGTSFVIPAGAKNADAACAWMTSLVTDEAWTAAGEARAKKISSTPGGINTGLFTGSPSADKLIRDKFVKPSGNAGFDETIRTYYDVLPTGKSLGASPAGQAIKTELGNAVASTLLGTKAPDKALADAQAAAKRAFDQAGS from the coding sequence ATGCGGGTTCGTGAGAAGAGCGCTGCTGTACTGGCCGTGGCGGTTCTGGGGCTGACCGCCTGCGGCGGCGGCGGAAGTGCGTCGCCGGCGGCGACCAGCGATTTCAAGAAGGAAGCGTCGGGCAACCTGACGGCCTGGGCGTTTGATAATGCCGACGACGTCGGCAAAGCCCGCATTCAGTACGCGGGCTCCAAGCTTCCCGACGTCAAGATCACGATGGACCAGACGCCCTTTGACGCGCAGAAGTTCACCACCCGGGCTGCCAGCGGCGACGTGCCGGACGTGGTGCAGATGGACCGGGCCTTCGTCGCCACCTACGCCGCCCAGGGCCTCATCAAGCCGCTGGACGGCTGCTTCAAGGCGCAGGGCGTGGACCCGGTCAAGCAGTTTTACCCGGCCGTCACCCAGCAGGTCACCTACCAGGACAAGGTGTGGGCGGTGCCGCAGTTCTACCAGCCGGCCGCAATCATCCTTAATCAGACCGTCCTGCAGGCCGGCGGCGTTTCCCCGGCGGACATCGACACTTCTGACAAGGCGAAGCTCCTCAGCGCAGTGTCCAAAACCTACAAGTCAGAGGGGGACAACCCCTCGACGCTGGGCTTCGACCCGGTGGCGGGCGGCCAGGCAGAGCTCTGGATCCTGGGCCAGGGCGGCCGGCTGGTGGGGGACAAGGGGGTCCCGACTCTGGACGACCCGGCAAACGTCAAGGCCCTGGCCTTCGTGAAGGAAATTTATGATGCGCAGGGCGGTTATGCCAAGGCCAAGAGCTTCTCTGACTCATTCGACACCTTCGGCAAACAGAACCAGTTCGTCAAGAACCAGGTGGGCGCACAGGTGGACGCCCAGTGGTACGTCAACGTTCTGGCGCCCTATTCGCAGCAGCTGAACCTCTCGGCCGTGCCGTTCAAAGACAAGGACGGCAAGCCCTTTACGGTGGCCGGCGGGACCTCGTTTGTGATCCCTGCCGGTGCCAAGAACGCCGATGCTGCCTGTGCCTGGATGACCTCACTCGTCACCGATGAAGCGTGGACCGCGGCGGGCGAGGCCCGGGCGAAGAAGATCTCCTCGACCCCGGGCGGGATTAACACCGGCCTGTTTACCGGTTCCCCCTCGGCGGACAAGCTGATCCGCGACAAGTTCGTCAAGCCCAGCGGTAACGCGGGCTTCGATGAGACCATCCGGACCTATTACGACGTCCTCCCGACCGGAAAGTCGCTCGGCGCCTCGCCGGCAGGACAGGCGATCAAGACCGAACTGGGCAACGCTGTGGCCTCGACGCTGTTGGGAACAAAGGCGCCGGACAAGGCTCTCGCCGATGCCCAGGCCGCCGCAAAGCGCGCCTTTGACCAGGCCGGTTCCTGA
- a CDS encoding low affinity iron permease family protein, with product MMAGNKRSDGPDIFTRFTTKTSKILGHAWVFGAAVAVLVVWAVTGPLLGFSDTWQLVINTGTTIVTFLMVFIIQNTQNRDTAALQLKLDALMLELQVSNAKLYDAENEGEKEIERQRRRIEQAAGTDRAPQP from the coding sequence ATGATGGCCGGCAACAAGAGGAGTGATGGCCCCGACATCTTCACGCGGTTCACCACGAAGACGTCGAAGATCCTCGGCCATGCCTGGGTTTTCGGGGCCGCAGTGGCAGTTCTTGTTGTCTGGGCGGTGACTGGACCGTTGCTGGGCTTTTCGGACACCTGGCAGCTGGTCATCAACACCGGAACGACTATCGTCACGTTCTTGATGGTCTTCATCATCCAGAACACTCAGAACCGGGATACCGCTGCGCTGCAGCTCAAACTGGACGCGCTGATGCTGGAACTCCAGGTCAGCAACGCCAAGCTTTACGATGCTGAGAACGAAGGCGAGAAAGAAATAGAACGCCAGCGCCGGAGAATTGAACAAGCGGCGGGGACCGACCGCGCGCCGCAACCGTAG
- a CDS encoding HPP family protein: MKPPLLERLKARRTMLGPAVYAAVLSLVLLALSGVAGLALHLPWLFPSLGPTVMLFFESPDQPSSRPANTLVGHLTGLVMGVLCLYAVGLKGSPPAPVGGLSVAYVAAGALSVALTTLLLTWLRKPHPPAGATTLIVSLGILTTPPELLSMAGAVVLITAAGWGLNLLLGTKPVPAK; this comes from the coding sequence GTGAAGCCGCCCCTGTTGGAACGGCTCAAAGCACGCCGGACCATGCTGGGCCCGGCCGTGTATGCCGCCGTGCTCTCGCTCGTGCTGCTGGCTCTGTCCGGGGTGGCCGGGCTGGCCCTGCACCTGCCCTGGCTCTTTCCCAGTCTCGGCCCGACGGTCATGTTGTTTTTCGAATCCCCCGATCAGCCCTCGTCCCGTCCGGCGAACACGCTCGTGGGGCACCTGACGGGGCTGGTGATGGGCGTGCTGTGCCTGTATGCCGTCGGCCTCAAGGGCAGTCCTCCCGCCCCGGTTGGGGGGCTCTCCGTTGCCTATGTGGCCGCCGGAGCGCTCTCCGTTGCGCTCACCACGTTGCTCCTGACCTGGCTGCGTAAGCCGCATCCGCCGGCAGGGGCAACAACACTGATTGTCAGCCTGGGAATACTGACCACCCCGCCTGAACTGCTCTCCATGGCCGGAGCGGTCGTGCTGATCACGGCCGCCGGCTGGGGCCTGAACCTGCTGCTGGGTACGAAGCCGGTGCCCGCGAAGTAG
- a CDS encoding sigma-70 family RNA polymerase sigma factor: MDESSAFSRPDSQLRRAVENKRVLDYLELAESLAARFAGRARERDDLTQVAYLGLVKAARAFDESRGVSFPGYAAPTITGELKRYLRDRCWVVRPPRRVQDLRGELVREGPALAQALGRNPTPAELARRLGVPVQEVGEASAAASSMRPDSLDAAGPHSDGPAAAELLAVQDPDFERLDELICLTQAVSELSAEDRTLLYRRYFCEESQTDLGRRFGVSQMQISRRLSRVLVHLQERLSERQIQSRPSSRTASRTS, translated from the coding sequence ATGGATGAATCCAGCGCTTTTTCGCGACCCGACAGCCAACTGCGGCGGGCTGTGGAAAACAAACGCGTCCTCGACTACTTGGAGCTGGCCGAATCCTTGGCGGCGCGCTTCGCCGGCAGGGCCCGTGAACGGGACGACCTCACCCAGGTGGCCTATCTGGGCCTGGTCAAGGCGGCGCGCGCCTTCGATGAATCGCGAGGAGTCAGCTTCCCCGGCTACGCCGCGCCCACCATCACCGGCGAACTCAAGCGCTACCTTCGGGACCGGTGCTGGGTCGTACGGCCCCCGCGCCGGGTCCAGGACCTTCGGGGCGAACTGGTGCGTGAGGGCCCCGCGCTGGCGCAGGCCCTGGGCCGGAACCCGACTCCCGCTGAACTGGCCCGGCGGCTTGGGGTTCCGGTCCAGGAGGTCGGGGAAGCGTCCGCGGCGGCCTCCAGCATGCGGCCTGATTCCCTCGACGCCGCCGGCCCGCACTCTGACGGTCCCGCCGCGGCGGAGCTCCTGGCAGTTCAGGATCCTGACTTCGAGCGGCTGGACGAGCTTATCTGCCTGACCCAGGCGGTCAGCGAACTGTCCGCCGAGGACCGGACCTTGCTTTACCGCCGGTACTTCTGCGAGGAAAGCCAGACGGACCTGGGCAGGCGGTTCGGGGTATCGCAGATGCAGATTTCGCGGCGGCTTTCCAGGGTCCTGGTACATCTGCAGGAGCGGCTGTCGGAGCGGCAGATTCAGAGCAGGCCCAGTTCGCGGACCGCGTCCAGGACGTCGTGA
- a CDS encoding glycosyltransferase family 9 protein: protein MVGFHDDGRPVLLVLRALKLGDLLVAVPALHGLRRAYPEHRLLYAAQGWLEDAVALVGGFELLPTHGLDEPLALRPGIVDVAVNLHGCGPESQSRIEALEANRIISHRSESQPGPPWRDGVHERARWAGLLQWHGIHADPGDLFLSAPDIPTQRPGSTLIHVGAAYGSRLWPVERFAEVAAGLQRAGHRVVFTGGAADRPRAADVALRAGAGAAAVLAGKQSLAQFAALVAQARLVISADTGAAHLASAYGRPSVVLFGPAAPEEWGPPPGPHIALTQAELRRGDTFAADPDPALLGVSAHDVLDAVRELGLL from the coding sequence ATGGTGGGATTTCACGACGACGGCAGACCGGTGCTGCTGGTCCTGCGCGCACTCAAGCTGGGTGACCTCCTGGTGGCCGTACCGGCGCTGCACGGCCTGCGCCGCGCCTATCCCGAGCACCGGCTCCTCTACGCGGCGCAGGGCTGGCTCGAAGACGCAGTGGCCCTGGTGGGCGGGTTTGAGCTGCTCCCAACGCACGGACTGGACGAACCTTTGGCTTTGCGGCCGGGAATCGTGGACGTAGCGGTAAACCTTCACGGCTGCGGACCGGAAAGCCAGTCGCGGATCGAGGCGCTTGAGGCCAACCGCATCATCTCGCACCGCTCGGAGTCGCAGCCCGGGCCACCTTGGCGGGACGGGGTCCACGAACGTGCCCGATGGGCCGGTCTTTTGCAGTGGCACGGCATCCACGCCGATCCCGGCGACCTCTTCCTGTCTGCCCCGGACATTCCCACGCAGCGCCCGGGAAGCACCTTGATCCACGTCGGCGCCGCCTACGGCAGCCGTCTATGGCCGGTGGAACGCTTTGCTGAGGTGGCGGCCGGGTTACAGAGAGCCGGCCACCGCGTGGTCTTCACCGGCGGGGCGGCAGACAGACCCCGGGCCGCAGACGTCGCGCTTCGGGCCGGCGCGGGCGCCGCGGCGGTCCTCGCGGGGAAACAGTCGCTGGCACAGTTCGCGGCGCTGGTTGCCCAGGCTCGCCTGGTCATCTCGGCGGACACCGGGGCGGCGCACCTCGCCTCGGCCTACGGGCGCCCCTCGGTGGTGCTGTTCGGACCGGCTGCTCCCGAGGAGTGGGGTCCCCCGCCGGGGCCCCACATCGCGTTGACCCAGGCCGAACTGCGCCGCGGCGACACGTTCGCTGCGGATCCCGACCCGGCGTTGCTGGGAGTCTCCGCTCACGACGTCCTGGACGCGGTCCGCGAACTGGGCCTGCTCTGA
- a CDS encoding HAD-IIIA family hydrolase: MEPSAGRVLGAVLFDRDGTLIHDVPYNGDPARVRPMPSAREALRCLRVRGLATGVLSNQSGIGRGILTLEQVAAVNVRVEQLLGPFDVWGICPHRAEDRCACRKPAPGLIRRACRQLRLAPAEVAYVGDIGSDVEAAQAAGARGILVPTSETLQTEVEAAPEVAPDLWSAVQLLLAAPSERPTHLPPAAPQAVSAPVWKAAVRGQVR, encoded by the coding sequence ATGGAGCCTTCCGCCGGACGAGTGCTGGGGGCCGTCCTGTTCGACCGGGACGGCACCCTCATCCACGATGTGCCCTACAACGGCGACCCCGCCCGCGTGCGCCCGATGCCCTCCGCCAGGGAGGCGTTGCGCTGCCTCCGGGTGCGGGGCCTTGCCACCGGAGTGCTCAGTAACCAGTCGGGCATCGGCCGGGGCATTCTGACCCTTGAACAGGTGGCTGCCGTGAACGTCCGGGTGGAGCAGCTCCTTGGCCCCTTCGACGTATGGGGTATCTGCCCGCACCGGGCGGAGGACCGATGCGCGTGCCGGAAGCCGGCGCCGGGCCTGATCCGCCGGGCCTGCCGGCAGCTTCGGCTCGCGCCGGCAGAGGTGGCTTACGTCGGCGACATCGGAAGCGACGTCGAAGCCGCGCAAGCCGCAGGGGCACGCGGTATCTTGGTCCCGACCTCCGAGACGTTGCAGACAGAGGTTGAGGCTGCTCCGGAAGTCGCGCCGGATCTTTGGTCCGCCGTCCAGCTGTTACTTGCTGCGCCGTCGGAAAGGCCGACGCACTTGCCGCCGGCAGCGCCGCAGGCGGTGTCGGCACCGGTGTGGAAGGCTGCGGTCCGGGGACAGGTCCGATGA
- a CDS encoding glycosyltransferase family 9 protein: MSRVLIARLDGVGDVLLAGPAVRAVAFGRRPDGGAPNDVVVLCGPAGEPAASLLPGVTEVFSWSCPWIVKPAPPVNQGHLETLSSFVRNSRIAEAVILTSFHQSPLPLALLLRLAGVDRITGASTDFAGSLLDVRLRPGEDFPEDQPEAERALGIAGAAGFRLPADDDGKLRVRDVPDVRPLVGEEPYVVVHPGTAAPSRAWPPLHHAAAVELLEGAGHRVVVTGARNEARLTATVAGPSALDLGGRTDFRTLAGVLAGATAVVTGNTGPAHLAAAVGTPVACLFAPVVPAVRWAPYGVPLEILGDQNAPCTLSRATECPVPGHPCLSSVSPEQVVEAVERLAGGVSSLSTRRKVRHS; this comes from the coding sequence ATGAGCCGCGTCCTGATCGCCCGGCTCGACGGCGTCGGCGATGTCCTGCTGGCCGGCCCGGCCGTCCGCGCCGTCGCCTTCGGCCGGCGTCCCGACGGCGGCGCTCCCAACGACGTCGTTGTGCTGTGCGGTCCCGCGGGGGAACCGGCGGCGTCCCTGCTGCCCGGTGTGACGGAGGTTTTTAGCTGGAGCTGTCCGTGGATCGTCAAGCCGGCGCCGCCGGTGAATCAGGGCCACCTTGAGACTCTCAGCTCCTTCGTCCGGAACTCACGGATCGCCGAGGCCGTCATTTTGACGTCATTCCACCAGTCGCCGCTACCGCTGGCCCTGCTGCTCAGGCTGGCGGGCGTGGACCGCATCACCGGTGCCTCCACGGATTTCGCGGGAAGCCTGCTGGACGTGCGGCTGCGGCCCGGCGAGGACTTTCCCGAGGACCAGCCGGAGGCCGAACGCGCCCTGGGTATCGCGGGTGCGGCCGGTTTTCGGCTTCCGGCCGACGACGACGGGAAGCTGCGGGTGCGGGACGTCCCGGACGTGCGCCCCCTGGTGGGGGAGGAGCCGTATGTTGTGGTCCACCCCGGCACGGCCGCGCCGTCCCGGGCGTGGCCCCCGCTGCATCATGCCGCGGCCGTGGAGTTGCTCGAGGGGGCAGGCCACCGGGTCGTGGTCACCGGAGCCCGGAACGAAGCCCGACTGACGGCGACAGTGGCCGGGCCCTCCGCCCTGGATCTCGGCGGCCGCACGGACTTCCGGACGCTGGCCGGTGTGCTGGCCGGGGCCACGGCCGTGGTCACGGGCAACACCGGGCCGGCGCACCTGGCGGCGGCGGTGGGCACCCCGGTGGCGTGCCTGTTCGCTCCGGTCGTGCCGGCGGTCCGCTGGGCTCCTTACGGTGTGCCGCTGGAGATCCTGGGCGATCAAAACGCCCCCTGTACCCTCAGCCGCGCCACCGAGTGCCCGGTTCCGGGGCATCCGTGCCTGTCCTCGGTGTCTCCGGAGCAAGTCGTCGAGGCGGTGGAACGGCTGGCTGGCGGAGTGTCGTCGCTGTCCACCCGCCGGAAAGTGAGGCATTCATGA
- a CDS encoding glycosyltransferase: MRILLWHVHGSWTDAFVRGSHEYLLPVLPGGGPWGLGRAGRPWPDSVREVRLDALDPDSVDAVVLQRPGEAAEVARVLGREPGKDLPAAYLEHNAPRGDVPNSIHPLADQQSIPVVHVTHFNELFWDTGSTPTLVIEHGIPDPGYAYTGEIPALAAVVNEPVRRGRVAGTDLLGRFAAAAPLRVFGMGGDGLPGAVALPPSRLSVQGDLRTDLLHREMARCRVYLHPFRWTSLGLALLEAMHLGMPVVVLGTTEAARAVPPEAGAISTCVDDLVHTARVLIEDPDEARRRGVAAREAALRRYGLAAFLAAWDVLLEELTGPRFRTGRLLIPAQERWSE, translated from the coding sequence ATGAGGATCCTGCTCTGGCATGTCCACGGCTCCTGGACTGACGCTTTTGTCCGAGGCAGCCACGAATACCTCCTGCCCGTCCTGCCCGGCGGCGGGCCCTGGGGCCTGGGCAGGGCAGGGCGTCCCTGGCCGGACTCCGTCCGCGAAGTCAGGCTGGATGCGCTGGACCCGGACAGCGTCGATGCGGTGGTCCTGCAACGGCCCGGTGAAGCGGCCGAGGTGGCCCGCGTCCTGGGCCGGGAGCCGGGCAAGGACCTTCCGGCGGCCTACCTCGAACACAACGCCCCCCGCGGGGATGTGCCGAACTCGATCCACCCCCTCGCCGACCAGCAGTCCATCCCGGTGGTGCACGTGACCCACTTCAACGAGCTGTTCTGGGATACCGGCTCAACTCCGACGCTGGTGATCGAACACGGCATTCCGGATCCCGGTTACGCCTACACCGGTGAAATCCCCGCGCTTGCCGCCGTCGTCAATGAACCGGTCCGGCGGGGGCGGGTTGCCGGCACAGACCTGCTCGGCCGTTTTGCCGCCGCAGCGCCTTTGCGGGTCTTTGGCATGGGCGGTGACGGGCTGCCCGGCGCCGTCGCCTTGCCGCCGTCGAGGCTCTCCGTGCAGGGGGACCTGCGCACGGACCTGCTGCACCGCGAAATGGCCCGCTGCCGGGTCTACCTGCATCCTTTCCGTTGGACCTCGCTGGGACTGGCCCTGCTGGAAGCCATGCACCTCGGCATGCCCGTCGTGGTGCTGGGAACGACCGAAGCGGCACGTGCAGTCCCGCCGGAAGCGGGAGCGATTTCGACCTGTGTGGATGACCTGGTCCACACCGCCCGGGTGCTCATCGAGGACCCGGACGAAGCCCGCCGCCGTGGGGTGGCTGCGCGGGAGGCGGCTCTGCGCCGCTACGGGCTGGCCGCATTTCTGGCCGCCTGGGATGTCCTGCTGGAGGAGCTGACCGGCCCGCGTTTTCGGACCGGACGCCTCCTCATTCCAGCCCAAGAAAGGTGGAGCGAGTGA